Proteins from one Salinispora arenicola genomic window:
- the cas2e gene encoding type I-E CRISPR-associated endoribonuclease Cas2e, protein MTVIVLIATQQGLRGHLTRWMIEVAAGVFVGNPSARVRDRLWNLLIDRVSDGQAIMAEPAQNEQGWAIRTTGRDRWHPVDLDGLILTARNRR, encoded by the coding sequence TTGACCGTTATCGTCCTTATCGCCACCCAGCAAGGTCTACGCGGCCACCTCACCCGATGGATGATCGAAGTCGCCGCCGGTGTCTTCGTTGGGAACCCCAGCGCTCGCGTCCGCGACCGCCTCTGGAACCTCCTCATCGACCGCGTCAGCGACGGGCAAGCCATCATGGCCGAGCCAGCACAAAACGAACAAGGTTGGGCCATCCGCACCACCGGCAGAGACCGATGGCACCCCGTCGACCTCGACGGACTAATCCTGACAGCCCGAAACCGTCGCTAA